From a single Sediminibacterium sp. KACHI17 genomic region:
- a CDS encoding HEAT repeat domain-containing protein: protein MKCAFDKEKLWSLALNELTDAEKAEVNSHVSTCSECTEELNSIMTFWNITAALPEPEPSADIKSSFIQQLETYKQEQLAKTSASYQVKEIFSKFITILFTPRVAYGLGMLVIGVVATSLYFQQKGTGKSEVSMLSSQVKEMRELLALSLLEHPSASERLRAVSYVNEIDTVDGRLQDALLTTLNNDENVNVRLTALEALSNMTADPKVREGLIQSIQHQESPLVQSALADLMLKMQEKKSVRSLQNLLKKPETNEAIKTKIQATIHQLNT, encoded by the coding sequence ATGAAATGTGCATTTGATAAAGAGAAATTATGGTCACTGGCTTTGAATGAACTAACAGATGCAGAAAAAGCAGAAGTAAATAGCCATGTATCAACTTGTTCTGAATGTACAGAAGAGTTGAACAGCATCATGACATTTTGGAATATTACTGCTGCCTTACCGGAACCAGAGCCCTCTGCTGATATTAAAAGTAGTTTCATTCAGCAGCTTGAAACATATAAACAAGAGCAACTTGCTAAGACCAGTGCATCCTATCAGGTAAAAGAGATCTTTTCAAAATTCATAACAATACTGTTCACTCCTCGTGTTGCATATGGATTGGGGATGTTAGTGATAGGAGTCGTAGCTACATCATTGTATTTCCAACAAAAAGGAACAGGCAAGTCAGAAGTATCCATGCTTTCTTCACAAGTGAAAGAAATGCGAGAATTGCTTGCACTTAGTTTACTTGAACATCCATCGGCATCAGAGAGATTGAGAGCTGTCAGTTATGTGAATGAAATTGATACAGTAGATGGACGTCTTCAAGATGCTTTACTGACCACTTTGAATAATGATGAGAATGTGAATGTGCGTTTAACGGCCTTAGAAGCTTTATCGAATATGACAGCGGATCCGAAAGTCAGGGAAGGATTGATACAGTCAATTCAACATCAGGAATCACCATTGGTACAATCAGCGCTTGCGGATCTGATGTTGAAAATGCAGGAGAAAAAGTCTGTACGTTCCTTGCAAAACCTGCTGAAGAAACCGGAAACCAATGAAGCCATCAAAACAAAAATACAGGCAACCATTCATCAGTTAAATACCTAA